From Schizosaccharomyces pombe strain 972h- genome assembly, chromosome: II, the proteins below share one genomic window:
- the rps1801 gene encoding 40S ribosomal protein uS13, whose protein sequence is MSLVVPDNFQHILRLLNTNVDGKVKVMFAMTQIKGVGRRYANIVCKKADIDMSKRAGELTTEELERIVTIIQNPSQFKIPSWFLNRQKDINDGKSFQLLANNVDSKLREDLERLKKIQTHRGLRHALDLRVRGQHTKTTGRRGKTVGVSKKK, encoded by the exons ATGTCTCTCGTTGTTCCTGATAAT TTTCAACACATTCTCCGTCTCCTCAACACTAACGTTGATGGCAAGGTAAAGGTCATGTTTGCCATGACCCAAATCAAGGGTGTTGGTCGCCGTTATGCCAACATTGTTTGCAAGAAGGCCGATATTGACATGTCTAAGCGTGCTGGTGAGCTTACCACTGAAGAGTTGGAGCGTATTGTTACCATTATTCAAAACCCTTCCCAGTTCAAGATTCCTTCTTGGTTCCTTAACCGTCAAAAGGATATCAACGATGGCAAGTCATTCCAATTACTTGCCAACAATGTTGACAGTAAGCTTCGTGAGGATCTTGAGCGCCTTAAGAAGATCCAAACCCACCGTGGTCTTCGTCACGCTCTCGACCTTCGTGTTCGTGGTCAACACACTAAGACTACTGGACGTCGCGGTAAGACCGTTGGTGTCTCTAAGAAGAAgtaa